The following proteins are co-located in the Acinetobacter shaoyimingii genome:
- a CDS encoding efflux RND transporter permease subunit, with translation MDTKYSNLPEPEGLFERLIQFSIQNAIWVMLFVCAWVAIGVYSYQKLPIDAVPDITNTQVQINTQANGFTALEVEQRITFPIENAMAGIPNLELTRSISRYGLSQVTIVFKDGTDIYWARQQINQRVQEVQSELPDQVAPTMSPVSTGLGEIYQWVLKADANAKKPDGTPYSAMDLREIQDWIVRPQLQRVKGVAEINSIGGFDKTYVVSPDLNRMQQLKITLPQLQQGLEESNENRGAGYIEENGQQLTVRVPGVLGGVEDIENIVVTSPNGLPIRVADIATVSIGHDLRTGAATYNGAETVLGIAMMMMGENSRTVAQDVDQKIQEIQKSLPKGVKIETVYDRTVLVEKAIQTVQKNLVEGAILVIVILFIFLGNFRAALITACVIPLSMLFTLTGMAEQKISANLMSLGALDFGIIVDGAVVIVENCIRRLAHAQEQVKRPLTQSERFQEVFLAAQQARRPLIFGQLIILVVYLPIFALTGLEAKMFHPMAFTVVLALIAAIILSISFVPAAVALFVKGEIKETESRWMQSLKRHYERVLDWAYAYKAVVLTFALCILLISGVMATRIGSEFAPQLSEGDFAIQQLRSPSTGLEESLRIQENTEKLLLKKFPEIKVVFARTGTAEVATDVMPPNISDGFIMLKPRPEWPNPKESLDELRGRMESFLATLPGNNSEFSQPIELRFNELISGVRSDVGVKLFGDDMNVLNSEANKIAKLIQQVSGSAAVKVEQTSGLPLLNIDINRALAAQYGLSIKSIQDTVAASIGGQNVGEILQGDRRFDFVIRLSDQDRTVNGIAELPLQLANGGAIKLSDVATVSNIDGVNQVSRENGKRRVVITANVEGRDLGSFVQDMQNKLEAYNLPSGYWLEYGGQYENLASAKARMQIVIPLALLTIFILLMAVFHNVKDSLLVFTGVPFALTGGIFFLWLRDIPLSMSAGIGFIALSGVAVLNGLVMLTFIKELRTQYDLHHAIWNGAILRLRPVLMTACVASLGFVPMALATGTGAEVQRPLATVVIGGIISSTLLTLVLLPVLYRWMNQKSAKILNKE, from the coding sequence ATGGACACTAAGTATTCGAATTTACCAGAACCTGAAGGTCTGTTTGAGCGATTGATTCAATTTTCAATACAAAATGCTATTTGGGTCATGCTCTTTGTCTGTGCTTGGGTTGCAATAGGTGTCTATAGCTATCAAAAATTACCCATAGATGCAGTTCCTGATATTACCAATACACAGGTGCAAATCAATACTCAAGCCAATGGCTTTACAGCACTTGAAGTGGAACAACGTATTACCTTTCCCATTGAAAATGCTATGGCGGGTATTCCCAATTTGGAATTGACACGTTCAATCTCTCGTTATGGACTGTCGCAAGTCACCATCGTCTTTAAAGATGGCACAGATATTTATTGGGCACGGCAACAGATTAACCAACGTGTTCAAGAAGTACAATCTGAACTGCCTGATCAAGTTGCACCAACCATGTCGCCAGTATCGACTGGTTTAGGTGAGATTTACCAATGGGTGCTTAAAGCCGATGCTAATGCAAAAAAACCAGATGGTACGCCCTATAGCGCAATGGATTTGCGTGAAATTCAGGATTGGATTGTGCGACCTCAGCTACAGCGGGTCAAAGGTGTTGCTGAAATCAACAGCATTGGTGGTTTTGATAAAACCTATGTGGTGTCACCTGATCTCAATCGAATGCAGCAGCTCAAGATTACATTGCCTCAGTTACAGCAAGGCTTAGAGGAAAGTAATGAAAACCGAGGTGCAGGTTATATTGAGGAAAATGGGCAGCAACTGACTGTTCGTGTCCCAGGCGTACTGGGTGGTGTTGAGGATATTGAAAATATCGTGGTGACCAGCCCCAATGGTTTACCCATTCGCGTTGCTGATATTGCAACCGTATCGATTGGACACGATTTAAGAACAGGGGCAGCAACCTATAACGGTGCTGAGACTGTGCTTGGTATTGCCATGATGATGATGGGCGAAAATAGCCGAACAGTGGCACAAGACGTCGATCAAAAGATTCAGGAGATTCAAAAAAGTCTACCCAAAGGGGTCAAGATTGAAACGGTGTATGACCGAACGGTATTGGTGGAAAAAGCCATTCAAACGGTACAAAAGAATTTAGTTGAAGGGGCGATTTTAGTCATCGTCATTTTATTTATTTTCTTGGGAAATTTTCGTGCAGCGCTGATTACCGCATGTGTCATTCCGCTCTCGATGTTATTTACGCTAACAGGTATGGCAGAGCAGAAAATTAGTGCCAACCTCATGAGCCTTGGCGCTTTGGATTTTGGGATTATTGTCGATGGTGCAGTGGTAATTGTAGAAAACTGTATTCGACGTTTAGCGCACGCACAGGAACAAGTCAAGCGACCATTAACTCAGTCTGAACGTTTTCAAGAGGTCTTTTTGGCAGCACAACAAGCACGCCGTCCTCTGATCTTTGGACAGCTCATTATTCTTGTGGTGTATTTACCTATTTTTGCTTTAACAGGTTTGGAAGCGAAGATGTTCCACCCCATGGCGTTTACAGTTGTACTTGCGCTGATTGCAGCCATTATTTTATCGATTAGCTTTGTTCCAGCTGCAGTTGCTTTATTTGTCAAAGGTGAAATAAAAGAAACTGAAAGTCGTTGGATGCAGAGTTTAAAACGTCATTATGAGCGAGTTTTAGATTGGGCATATGCTTATAAAGCGGTTGTACTCACATTCGCACTGTGTATTTTGCTGATTTCTGGTGTGATGGCAACACGTATAGGCAGTGAATTTGCACCACAATTAAGTGAAGGGGATTTTGCGATTCAGCAATTACGTTCACCGAGCACGGGGTTAGAAGAATCCTTACGTATTCAGGAAAATACTGAAAAGCTTTTATTGAAAAAATTCCCAGAAATTAAAGTAGTTTTTGCTCGTACAGGGACTGCCGAAGTGGCTACAGATGTCATGCCACCAAATATTTCAGATGGTTTTATTATGTTGAAACCACGTCCGGAATGGCCAAATCCAAAAGAAAGTTTAGATGAGCTTCGTGGTCGTATGGAAAGTTTCTTGGCCACATTACCTGGAAATAACAGTGAGTTTTCACAACCCATTGAACTTCGATTTAATGAACTCATTTCTGGTGTTCGAAGTGATGTTGGGGTGAAATTGTTCGGCGATGATATGAATGTGTTGAATAGCGAAGCCAATAAAATTGCCAAATTAATCCAACAAGTTTCAGGAAGTGCTGCTGTGAAAGTTGAGCAAACTTCAGGTTTACCTTTACTGAATATTGATATCAATCGAGCTTTGGCTGCGCAATATGGACTGAGTATCAAATCCATTCAAGATACGGTTGCAGCAAGTATTGGTGGACAAAATGTTGGTGAAATTTTACAAGGTGATCGACGCTTTGATTTTGTCATTCGCTTGAGTGATCAAGATCGAACTGTAAATGGAATTGCTGAATTGCCATTACAACTGGCTAATGGTGGTGCAATCAAACTGTCTGATGTCGCCACAGTCTCAAATATTGATGGCGTGAACCAAGTCAGTCGTGAAAATGGTAAACGACGCGTGGTTATTACAGCGAATGTCGAAGGAAGAGATTTGGGATCATTTGTACAGGACATGCAAAATAAACTTGAAGCCTATAATCTACCGAGTGGTTATTGGCTGGAATATGGCGGACAGTATGAAAACTTAGCTTCTGCGAAAGCTCGGATGCAAATTGTGATTCCACTTGCACTACTGACAATTTTTATTCTTTTAATGGCTGTATTCCATAATGTCAAAGATAGTTTGTTGGTATTTACTGGCGTTCCATTTGCATTAACAGGAGGGATTTTCTTCTTATGGCTGCGTGATATTCCACTTTCCATGTCCGCAGGAATTGGTTTTATCGCATTGTCGGGTGTGGCTGTTTTGAATGGTCTCGTCATGCTGACCTTTATTAAAGAATTGCGGACACAATATGACTTACATCATGCGATTTGGAATGGTGCCATCCTTAGACTTCGACCAGTACTCATGACCGCATGTGTGGCGTCTTTGGGATTTGTACCGATGGCGCTTGCAACAGGAACAGGTGCAGAGGTGCAACGACCACTCGCAACCGTAGTTATCGGCGGCATTATTTCATCGACTTTATTGACACTGGTTCTATTACCCGTGTTGTATCGTTGGATGAATCAAAAGTCAGCTAAAATACTCAATAAAGAGTAA
- a CDS encoding alpha/beta hydrolase family protein — translation MANVALNTAQNFQVESVKFYAHDGYPLSGIRYIPSQQIKANIIVCCATGVPQLFYRRFAEYATQYGYQVLTFDYRGVAKSAPMTLKGFQMSYLDWGHLDLTAAIDYSFDAQLPLFIVGHSYGGQALGLSKNHDKVTAMYCFGTGAGWAGYMPFKERFKVSVMWNIIFPPMVAFKGYLPWSKLNMGADLPLGVYQQWRRWCKNPTYFFADPEYASLKDQYAQVKTKIYAVSALDDDWALPNSRQAFMQHYRNADLHFIDIQAKDYGLKEIGHMGYFRKGAERIWDEMLNAFNAMINTDIVDARMVNTHIAQS, via the coding sequence ATGGCAAATGTCGCATTAAATACAGCACAAAACTTTCAGGTAGAATCCGTAAAATTTTATGCACATGATGGTTATCCACTGTCAGGTATACGCTATATTCCCTCGCAACAGATTAAAGCAAATATAATTGTGTGCTGTGCAACAGGTGTACCTCAACTTTTTTATAGACGCTTTGCTGAATATGCAACGCAGTACGGCTATCAAGTCCTGACTTTCGATTATCGTGGTGTGGCAAAATCCGCACCGATGACATTAAAAGGTTTTCAGATGTCATATCTCGATTGGGGCCATTTAGATTTAACCGCTGCAATAGATTATAGCTTTGATGCGCAATTGCCTTTGTTTATTGTTGGGCATTCATATGGTGGTCAAGCCTTAGGTCTTAGCAAAAATCATGACAAGGTCACTGCAATGTATTGCTTTGGTACAGGAGCAGGTTGGGCAGGTTACATGCCATTTAAAGAAAGATTTAAGGTCTCTGTCATGTGGAATATCATTTTCCCTCCAATGGTTGCATTTAAAGGCTATTTGCCTTGGAGTAAACTCAATATGGGTGCAGATTTACCTTTAGGTGTTTATCAGCAATGGCGTAGATGGTGCAAAAACCCAACCTATTTTTTTGCAGATCCAGAATATGCTTCATTAAAAGATCAATATGCTCAAGTAAAAACTAAAATTTATGCGGTATCCGCTTTAGATGATGACTGGGCACTCCCAAATTCACGTCAAGCATTTATGCAACATTATCGAAATGCAGATTTACATTTCATTGATATACAAGCCAAAGATTATGGTCTTAAAGAAATTGGACATATGGGATATTTTAGAAAGGGGGCTGAACGTATTTGGGATGAAATGCTCAATGCGTTTAATGCCATGATCAACACTGATATTGTTGATGCCCGCATGGTGAATACCCATATCGCGCAATCTTAA
- a CDS encoding crotonase/enoyl-CoA hydratase family protein, with translation MSTHQGKVSREIKDHIFLIGLDRVEKRNAFDSHMINDLSQALTEYENNDQLRCAIIFAHGDHFTAGLDLVELQPRMASGIFSDDPNIINPWGTSGRKRKKPVIVAVQGFCFTAGIELLLNADIAIAQDNTQFAQIEVQRGILPFGGATVRFVQAAGWSNAMRYLLTGDGFDATTAKSLNLITEITTEAPLTRALVLAQHIAKAAPLAVQATLAAAKDATSLNEQEAFQKLNQYLQPLLSTEDVQEGVMAMVQRREPKFQGK, from the coding sequence ATGTCTACACATCAAGGAAAAGTCAGTAGAGAAATAAAAGATCATATTTTTTTAATTGGTTTAGATCGTGTCGAAAAGCGTAATGCATTTGATAGTCATATGATTAATGATTTATCTCAAGCATTGACTGAATATGAAAATAATGACCAATTACGTTGTGCCATCATTTTCGCACATGGCGACCATTTTACTGCAGGTTTAGATTTGGTTGAGCTACAACCGAGAATGGCTTCAGGTATTTTTAGTGATGACCCTAACATCATTAATCCTTGGGGGACATCTGGGCGAAAACGCAAAAAGCCTGTGATTGTTGCTGTGCAAGGTTTTTGTTTTACTGCTGGTATTGAATTATTACTCAACGCCGATATTGCGATTGCGCAAGACAATACCCAATTCGCTCAAATTGAAGTTCAACGCGGGATTTTACCTTTTGGTGGTGCAACTGTTCGCTTTGTTCAAGCAGCAGGTTGGTCAAATGCAATGCGCTATCTCCTGACAGGTGATGGCTTTGATGCAACAACGGCAAAATCATTAAATTTAATCACTGAAATAACCACGGAAGCCCCTTTGACCAGAGCTTTAGTTCTGGCTCAACATATTGCCAAGGCTGCTCCCCTTGCAGTACAGGCGACACTTGCTGCTGCCAAAGATGCAACCTCCCTCAATGAACAAGAAGCCTTTCAAAAGTTAAATCAATATCTACAGCCCTTACTCAGTACAGAAGATGTTCAAGAAGGTGTCATGGCAATGGTTCAACGTCGTGAACCCAAGTTTCAAGGCAAATAA
- a CDS encoding GGDEF domain-containing protein produces the protein MNNSVLMNWSMLNKTILILVLGGLDHLLWLGWYGFSYFSNDWNEFINVEYFPFNISIMLILTGTFFLLTSICYFFRQRKWVQLYFPYIALYFFAITYVYSGYNIGIISPATIAGYISIVTVGLMLFERKLVYSILIPVTCIIIFSSLKTTFGHFPYAPIYSQSLNLSVLYHNQFWVFSQMFFYIPIFIVTLLLYEILITQWRNREQQIRNISHIDPLTGIYNRRKIGKFLRAMHAESTDFAVILLDLDHFKTVNDQYGHDMGDRVLQKVAMILSKNVHENDLVGRFGGEEFIIVLKEKSLEEAINFAEICRSQIENQTFYDGNRSKIYCTASFGVSISDQRKSIEFILKQSDRALYLAKKNGRNQVRHCFELLNRS, from the coding sequence ATGAACAATAGTGTCCTCATGAATTGGAGCATGCTCAATAAAACAATTTTAATTTTAGTTTTAGGCGGTTTGGATCATTTATTATGGTTAGGATGGTATGGATTCAGTTATTTTTCGAATGATTGGAATGAGTTCATTAATGTCGAATATTTTCCATTCAATATCAGCATAATGTTGATACTTACAGGAACATTTTTTTTACTGACATCCATTTGTTATTTTTTTAGACAGCGTAAATGGGTGCAATTATATTTTCCATATATTGCACTGTATTTTTTTGCTATTACTTATGTTTATAGCGGTTATAACATTGGAATTATCAGTCCTGCGACTATTGCTGGTTATATCAGTATTGTGACCGTAGGATTAATGCTATTTGAACGTAAATTAGTCTATAGTATTTTAATTCCAGTGACATGTATCATTATTTTTTCAAGTTTAAAAACAACCTTTGGTCATTTTCCTTACGCACCAATTTATAGTCAAAGCCTTAATTTGAGCGTGTTGTATCACAATCAATTTTGGGTTTTTAGCCAAATGTTTTTTTATATTCCTATTTTTATCGTGACATTGTTGTTATATGAAATTTTAATCACTCAATGGCGAAACCGTGAACAACAAATTAGAAATATCAGTCATATAGACCCACTTACAGGCATTTATAATCGTCGAAAAATAGGAAAATTCTTAAGGGCAATGCATGCTGAATCTACTGATTTTGCAGTGATTTTACTGGATTTAGATCATTTTAAAACAGTCAATGATCAGTATGGTCATGATATGGGAGATCGAGTTCTGCAAAAAGTCGCCATGATTTTGTCTAAAAATGTACATGAAAATGATTTAGTAGGACGCTTTGGTGGAGAAGAATTCATTATCGTTTTAAAAGAAAAATCATTGGAAGAGGCAATTAACTTTGCAGAAATATGCAGATCACAAATTGAAAATCAAACCTTTTATGATGGCAATAGATCTAAAATTTACTGTACAGCAAGCTTTGGTGTTTCGATATCTGATCAAAGAAAATCGATTGAATTTATTTTAAAACAATCAGATAGAGCTTTGTATCTGGCGAAAAAAAATGGACGTAATCAAGTTCGCCATTGTTTTGAACTGTTGAATAGATCCTAA